CGCGGATATCGGCAAGAACTTCAGATTCTGTGACTGACGCGGAAAATACCTTACGTTCATAGGCAATGCCCAGCTCCCTGGCAGTGCGCTCCTGAGAAAGCGCGTAGGATGCGCCTGCCGGGTCTTCCCCGACGCTGATACTCACAAAACGCGGAACTTTTCCCGTGCCGGACTTAAGGGCCGCGATGTCCTTGATCAATTGTTCCTTGATCCGGACCGCGAGTATCTTTCCATCAAGGATTTTAGCGCTCATGCGTTGACCCTCACCATGGCGGACGCGGCATTGAACCCCGCCATCAACAATTCCACCGCCACCTCAACATCGCTCAAAAGATACGGGTTGCCTTTGGCTGTCAGAAAAGGGGTCAGTCGGATGGCTTTGTAACATAACTGACGCACCTCTTTGGGAACAGCCGCGGCTTTAAGAGCGGCGCGCTGTTTGGCTTTGGCGCTCCCCACGCGGGCGGCCACGACCGCCAGATAGGCCTTGGCATCTTCGCTGGCCAAAACCAAAAGCCGACGGCGCAGGGCCTCGCTTTGTGCCAAAACCTTTGTCATCTGTCGGTCTAAGATCCTGGGTTTGCCTTTCCTGCCGATGGAATAACGCGTGACCATGGAAATGAGCGCGGTACCCAAAGCCGCGGACAAAGCAGCCGCGGAACCGCCGCCGGGGACGGGCTCGCGGCCGGCCAGGTCATCCAAGTATCGGGCAATGGTTTTTCGGCTAAAATTCGGCATTAATGTCCTGACAAAAAACGCTCAGCG
This genomic interval from Candidatus Omnitrophota bacterium contains the following:
- a CDS encoding cyclodeaminase/cyclohydrolase family protein — translated: MPNFSRKTIARYLDDLAGREPVPGGGSAAALSAALGTALISMVTRYSIGRKGKPRILDRQMTKVLAQSEALRRRLLVLASEDAKAYLAVVAARVGSAKAKQRAALKAAAVPKEVRQLCYKAIRLTPFLTAKGNPYLLSDVEVAVELLMAGFNAASAMVRVNA